Proteins encoded within one genomic window of Actinoplanes octamycinicus:
- a CDS encoding copper transporter translates to MINFRYHVVSLTAVFLALAIGLVVGTAALNGPVSENLKEQLANLNKDNNVKRDQINQYKEELTRNQDFATETAPYVLAGKLATRKIAVVALPGGKDSADGVIKMLNVAGASITAHVTIEDKFFDPNFTNQLLDLADQSSQPTISAAGLPSNSDGVETASALLALTLLQGATVPSPDDVTAVLTALAKPGYISVAEKASGGAEAIVLVAGAPATDKDAGPKARNKVTMAFQFHKNRPLVVGGDSAGDNNLVSGLRGDPTLVKEISTVDNVSTVQGQVATAMATYERLVQGKVGQYGLAAGATSLVPSAAP, encoded by the coding sequence GTGATCAACTTCAGGTACCACGTGGTGTCGCTCACCGCGGTCTTCCTCGCGCTGGCGATCGGCCTGGTGGTCGGCACCGCCGCGCTCAACGGCCCGGTGTCGGAGAACCTCAAGGAGCAGCTGGCCAACCTCAACAAGGACAACAACGTCAAGCGGGACCAGATCAACCAGTACAAGGAGGAGCTGACCCGCAACCAGGACTTCGCCACCGAGACCGCGCCCTACGTGCTGGCCGGCAAGCTGGCCACCCGCAAGATCGCCGTGGTGGCGCTGCCCGGCGGCAAGGACTCCGCCGACGGCGTGATCAAGATGCTGAACGTGGCCGGCGCGTCGATCACCGCGCACGTCACGATCGAGGACAAGTTCTTCGACCCGAACTTCACCAACCAGCTTCTCGACCTGGCCGACCAGTCCTCGCAGCCGACCATCTCGGCGGCCGGACTCCCGTCGAACAGCGACGGCGTGGAGACCGCCAGCGCGCTGCTCGCCCTCACCCTGCTGCAGGGCGCCACGGTGCCCAGCCCGGACGACGTCACCGCGGTGCTGACCGCGCTGGCCAAGCCCGGCTACATCTCGGTCGCCGAGAAGGCCAGCGGCGGCGCCGAGGCGATCGTGCTGGTCGCCGGCGCGCCGGCCACCGACAAGGACGCCGGTCCGAAGGCGCGGAACAAGGTCACCATGGCGTTCCAGTTCCACAAGAACCGGCCGCTGGTGGTCGGCGGCGACAGCGCCGGCGACAACAACCTGGTCTCCGGCCTGCGCGGCGACCCCACCCTGGTCAAGGAGATCTCCACGGTGGACAACGTGAGCACCGTGCAGGGCCAGGTGGCCACCGCGATGGCCACCTACGAGCGGCTGGTGCAGGGCAAGGTCGGGCAGTACGGCCTGGCCGCCGGCGCCACCTCGCTGGTGCCGTCGGCCGCGCCGTAA
- a CDS encoding methyl-accepting chemotaxis protein — MTSLTLPRGARLSDASWRSRHRIVSRLLWLHVPAFLVLGMLGPRPRWEVVLLTAAVAGWAALIPVLPSTKARASHTSVGLIACTFVAIELSGGAMTAHIHLYAILIYVALYQMWAPLISAVLVVVVHHGVVGLVAPERVFGMHHMAVAGALEQVAVHAGLAVLEVVGIVIFWHFAEQAERESELLAEEAERARRDTERAEQEARERAAEDLRVRSEQTAERARQITADVAAISTEAHAAISAVAAVDRELAALTASVQDIASRSTAAASTAAGGKDAAASAGDKVRALERSVGEIADVNAIIASLADQTNLLALNATIEAARAGEIGKGFAVVASEVKDLARETATSVERVNAVINAIVAETDDVAQTFAETTGAVDGIHELQLNIASSVEEQAAVLAEVTKQLSTATASADQVLAGLQALAAKAG, encoded by the coding sequence GTGACTTCGCTTACGTTGCCGCGCGGCGCCCGGCTCTCCGACGCGTCCTGGCGCTCCCGGCACCGGATCGTCAGCCGGCTGCTCTGGTTGCACGTGCCGGCGTTCCTGGTGCTGGGCATGCTCGGGCCGCGGCCGCGCTGGGAGGTCGTGCTGCTCACCGCGGCGGTGGCCGGCTGGGCGGCGCTGATCCCGGTGCTGCCGAGCACCAAGGCGCGCGCGTCGCACACCAGCGTCGGCCTGATCGCCTGCACGTTCGTGGCGATCGAGCTGTCCGGTGGCGCGATGACCGCGCACATCCACCTGTACGCGATTTTGATCTACGTGGCGCTCTACCAGATGTGGGCGCCGCTGATCTCCGCGGTGCTGGTCGTGGTGGTGCATCACGGCGTGGTCGGCCTGGTCGCGCCGGAGCGGGTGTTCGGGATGCACCACATGGCGGTCGCCGGGGCGCTCGAGCAGGTCGCGGTGCACGCCGGGCTGGCCGTGCTGGAGGTGGTCGGCATCGTGATCTTCTGGCACTTCGCGGAGCAGGCGGAACGGGAGAGCGAACTGCTCGCGGAGGAGGCCGAGCGTGCCCGGCGGGACACCGAGCGGGCCGAGCAGGAGGCGCGCGAGCGGGCCGCCGAGGACCTGCGGGTACGGTCCGAGCAGACCGCCGAGCGGGCCCGGCAGATCACCGCGGACGTGGCGGCGATCAGTACCGAGGCGCACGCGGCGATCTCCGCGGTCGCCGCGGTGGACCGGGAGTTGGCCGCGCTGACCGCGTCGGTGCAGGACATCGCGTCCCGGTCGACGGCGGCCGCGAGCACGGCCGCGGGCGGCAAGGACGCCGCCGCGTCCGCCGGGGATAAGGTACGGGCACTGGAGCGCTCGGTCGGCGAGATCGCCGACGTGAACGCGATCATCGCGTCGCTGGCCGACCAGACGAACCTGCTCGCGCTCAACGCCACCATCGAGGCGGCCCGGGCCGGCGAGATCGGCAAGGGGTTCGCCGTGGTGGCCAGCGAGGTGAAGGACCTGGCCCGGGAGACCGCCACGTCGGTGGAACGGGTGAACGCGGTGATCAACGCGATCGTGGCGGAGACCGACGACGTGGCACAGACGTTCGCCGAGACGACCGGGGCGGTGGACGGGATCCACGAGCTGCAGCTGAACATCGCGTCGTCGGTGGAGGAGCAGGCGGCGGTGCTGGCCGAGGTGACCAAGCAGCTGTCCACCGCGACGGCGTCCGCCGATCAGGTGCTGGCCGGGCTGCAGGCGCTGGCCGCCAAGGCGGGCTAG
- a CDS encoding alkyl sulfatase C-terminal domain-containing protein has translation MATVDECRTALHDLAAKLAANAEARGRLDLDRTLACRITDLETAFHARITGGLLTGITDGDDPKAKIALITTSDNLIELINGRLDITRALASRQIAIKANPFDLLKLRKLL, from the coding sequence ATGGCCACCGTGGACGAGTGCCGCACAGCCCTGCACGATCTGGCCGCGAAACTCGCGGCGAACGCGGAGGCCCGCGGCCGGCTTGACCTGGACCGCACACTCGCCTGCCGGATCACCGACCTGGAGACCGCCTTCCACGCGCGGATCACCGGCGGCCTGCTCACCGGCATCACCGACGGCGACGACCCGAAGGCGAAGATCGCCCTGATCACCACCAGCGACAACCTGATCGAGCTGATCAACGGCCGGCTGGACATCACCCGCGCGCTCGCGTCCCGCCAGATCGCCATCAAGGCGAACCCGTTCGACCTGCTCAAGCTCCGCAAACTCCTCTGA
- a CDS encoding Replicase polyprotein 1ab → MSLAREIAEKVARHLVAAGTVIDEDSELALQHAIAARRLASRIAVVREAVGLAAYAAGDWTTAIAELRTYHRMTGKQTHLAELADCERALGRPERAIDLYRGADIANLEKSGAIELLIVAAGARGDLGQHDAAVAMLQVKELTGEETAEWAARLRYAYADALLAAGRREEAREWFVRTASVDEDQVTDAAERILELDGVTIEGDDEEDEDLDDEARAGHAEDGEADRDEDDEAADDRPEADYDEDDFDDEDDEDLDDDEDADETAAPVADTDVNTDALTVEKVDAAKFDADADEDDEDEAGATEAKAAEPAAKAEKDEKAGDEFTGRADDRQ, encoded by the coding sequence GTGAGCCTGGCCCGGGAGATCGCCGAGAAGGTCGCCCGGCACCTGGTGGCGGCTGGCACGGTCATCGACGAGGACTCCGAGCTGGCCCTGCAGCACGCGATCGCGGCGCGGCGGCTGGCCTCCCGGATCGCGGTGGTGCGCGAGGCGGTCGGCCTGGCGGCGTACGCGGCCGGGGACTGGACCACGGCGATCGCCGAGCTGCGCACCTACCACCGGATGACCGGCAAGCAGACCCACCTGGCCGAGCTGGCCGACTGCGAGCGGGCCCTGGGCCGGCCGGAGCGGGCCATCGACCTGTACCGCGGCGCCGACATCGCGAACCTGGAGAAGTCCGGGGCGATCGAGCTGCTGATCGTGGCGGCCGGCGCTCGCGGCGACCTCGGCCAGCACGACGCGGCTGTGGCGATGCTCCAGGTCAAGGAGCTGACCGGCGAGGAGACCGCGGAGTGGGCGGCGCGCCTGCGCTACGCGTACGCGGACGCCCTGCTGGCGGCCGGCCGTCGCGAGGAGGCGCGGGAGTGGTTCGTCCGGACCGCCTCGGTCGACGAGGACCAGGTCACCGACGCGGCGGAGCGGATCCTCGAGCTCGACGGCGTCACCATCGAGGGTGACGACGAGGAGGACGAGGACCTCGACGACGAGGCGCGGGCCGGGCACGCCGAGGACGGCGAGGCCGACCGCGACGAGGACGACGAGGCCGCGGACGACCGGCCCGAGGCGGACTACGACGAGGACGACTTCGACGACGAGGACGACGAGGACCTCGACGACGACGAGGACGCGGACGAGACGGCGGCCCCGGTGGCCGACACCGACGTCAACACCGACGCCCTGACCGTCGAGAAGGTCGACGCCGCCAAGTTCGACGCCGACGCGGACGAGGACGACGAGGACGAGGCCGGGGCGACCGAGGCGAAGGCCGCGGAGCCGGCGGCGAAGGCCGAGAAGGACGAGAAGGCCGGCGACGAGTTCACCGGCCGCGCGGACGACCGGCAGTAA
- the steA gene encoding putative cytokinetic ring protein SteA: protein MRLPTLRRVRTTEPGPVSGVARLDRRTKRLTGRLRPGEIAVIDHVDLDRVAADSLVASGVTAVLNAKPSISGRYPNLGPEVLIQGGVVLLDNLGEEVFSGLREGQTVSIEGDQVLLDGTPVATGTRQDAESVAKSMADAREGLSVQLEAFAANTMDYLKQERDLLLDGVGVPDVQTRIAGRHVLIVVRGYDYKEDLDVLRPYIREYKPVLIGVDGGADALVENGYTPDMIIGDMDSVTDDVLRCGAEVVVHAYPDGRAPGLERVSNLGVDALTFPAAATSEDLAMLLADEKGASLIVAVGTHANLVEFLDKGRGGMASTFLTRLKVGGKLVDAKGVSRLYRQNISGSALLLLVFSALAAMAAAVAVSTVGKAYLTVVSEWWDNLVFQLGNLF from the coding sequence ATGCGACTTCCCACCTTGCGCCGTGTGCGCACCACCGAGCCGGGCCCGGTTTCCGGGGTCGCCCGGCTCGACCGGCGCACCAAGCGGCTGACCGGCCGGCTGCGGCCCGGCGAGATCGCCGTGATCGACCACGTCGACCTGGACCGGGTGGCGGCCGATTCGCTGGTCGCCTCCGGCGTCACCGCGGTGCTCAACGCCAAGCCGTCGATCTCCGGCCGCTATCCGAACCTGGGTCCCGAGGTGCTGATCCAGGGCGGCGTGGTGCTGCTCGACAACCTGGGCGAGGAGGTCTTCTCCGGCCTGCGCGAGGGGCAGACCGTCAGCATCGAGGGCGACCAGGTGCTGCTCGACGGGACGCCGGTGGCCACCGGCACCCGGCAGGACGCGGAGAGCGTGGCGAAATCCATGGCCGACGCCCGGGAGGGCCTGTCGGTGCAGCTCGAGGCGTTCGCCGCGAACACCATGGATTACCTGAAGCAGGAGCGCGACCTGCTGCTCGACGGCGTCGGCGTGCCGGACGTGCAGACCCGGATCGCCGGCCGGCACGTGCTGATCGTGGTCCGGGGTTACGACTACAAGGAGGACCTCGACGTCCTCCGCCCCTACATCCGGGAGTACAAACCGGTGCTGATCGGGGTCGACGGCGGCGCCGACGCCCTGGTGGAGAACGGCTACACCCCCGACATGATCATCGGCGACATGGACTCGGTCACCGACGACGTGCTGCGCTGCGGCGCCGAGGTGGTGGTGCACGCCTATCCGGACGGCCGGGCCCCCGGCCTGGAGCGGGTCAGCAACCTGGGCGTCGACGCGCTCACCTTCCCGGCCGCGGCCACCAGCGAGGACCTGGCGATGCTGCTCGCCGACGAGAAGGGCGCGTCGCTGATCGTGGCGGTCGGCACGCACGCCAACCTGGTGGAGTTCCTGGACAAGGGCCGGGGCGGGATGGCCTCGACGTTCCTCACCCGGCTCAAGGTCGGCGGCAAGCTGGTCGACGCCAAGGGCGTCAGCCGGCTCTACCGGCAGAACATCTCCGGCTCGGCGCTGCTGCTGCTGGTCTTCTCGGCGCTCGCCGCGATGGCCGCCGCGGTCGCGGTCTCCACGGTGGGCAAGGCCTATCTGACCGTGGTGTCCGAGTGGTGGGACAATCTCGTCTTCCAGCTGGGCAATCTTTTCTGA
- the recN gene encoding DNA repair protein RecN: MLEELRITGLGVIDDTTLRLSVGMNVITGETGAGKTMVVTGLGLLFGGRADAGRVRADPGRAVVEGRLRLKGTLGDAVRTRITDAGGEIDEDGSVLLSRTVTAEGRSRAHVGGRSMPVSTLSELGEQVLAVHGQSDQLRLLRPSEQRSALDRFAGPEHEKLLDSYREAFTRWRKVVDDLADRRRNARQRSQEADLLKLGLDEITRVDPQPNEDEELRAEVQRLEHAEGLRVAAAIAAQALAGGVEASDDAPDATTLLGTARRTLEGQAGVDAKLGDLALRIEEAATLVGDVSSELSAYLSELDADPARLEAIYERRAALRALTRKYADDIDGVIAWAENAKSRLGELDSSDELLDELDRERQRLAATVGELAGRLTTARREAATRFSEAVSVELAGLAMPHSRVEVAVLTHAPAKDEPAVSVDGVELGAGPDGADEVELRLLAHPGAPSLPLQKGASGGELSRVMLAIEVVFAGAGGPPTLVFDEVDSGVGGTAAVEIGRRLARLARTHQVLVVTHLPQVAAFADRHLVVAKDTGGAITTSGVRIVEETERARELSRMLAGLPDSDLGIAHAEELLAVAGREKRG; this comes from the coding sequence GTGCTGGAGGAACTGCGCATCACCGGGCTCGGCGTGATCGACGACACGACGCTGCGGCTCTCGGTGGGCATGAACGTGATCACCGGTGAGACCGGCGCCGGGAAGACGATGGTCGTGACCGGTCTCGGACTCCTCTTCGGTGGGCGGGCCGACGCCGGCCGGGTTCGTGCTGATCCGGGCCGGGCGGTGGTCGAGGGCCGGCTGCGGCTGAAGGGCACCCTCGGCGACGCGGTCCGCACCCGGATCACCGACGCCGGCGGCGAGATCGACGAGGACGGCTCGGTGCTGCTGAGCCGCACGGTGACCGCCGAGGGCCGGTCCCGGGCGCACGTCGGCGGCCGCAGCATGCCGGTCTCCACGCTCAGCGAGCTGGGTGAGCAGGTGCTCGCCGTGCACGGCCAGTCCGACCAGCTGCGCCTGCTGCGGCCCAGCGAGCAGCGGTCCGCGCTGGACCGGTTCGCCGGCCCCGAGCACGAGAAGCTGCTGGACAGCTATCGCGAGGCGTTCACCCGCTGGCGCAAGGTGGTCGACGACCTGGCCGACCGCCGGCGCAACGCGCGGCAGCGCTCGCAGGAGGCCGACCTGCTCAAGCTCGGTCTCGACGAGATCACCCGGGTCGACCCCCAGCCGAACGAGGACGAGGAGCTGCGCGCCGAGGTGCAGCGGCTGGAGCACGCCGAGGGTCTGCGGGTGGCCGCGGCCATCGCGGCCCAGGCGCTGGCCGGCGGCGTGGAGGCGAGCGACGACGCGCCGGACGCGACCACCCTGCTCGGCACCGCCCGGCGCACCCTGGAGGGCCAGGCCGGCGTCGACGCCAAGCTGGGCGATCTGGCCCTGCGCATCGAGGAGGCGGCCACCCTGGTCGGCGACGTCTCCTCGGAGCTGTCCGCCTACCTGAGCGAGCTGGACGCCGACCCGGCCCGGCTGGAGGCGATCTACGAGCGGCGGGCCGCCCTGCGCGCCCTCACCCGGAAGTACGCCGACGACATCGACGGCGTGATCGCCTGGGCGGAGAACGCGAAATCCCGCCTCGGCGAGCTGGACTCCTCCGACGAGCTGCTGGACGAGCTGGACCGGGAGCGGCAGCGGCTGGCCGCCACGGTCGGCGAGCTGGCCGGCCGGCTGACCACGGCCCGGCGGGAGGCGGCGACCCGGTTCTCCGAGGCGGTCAGCGTGGAGCTGGCCGGGCTGGCGATGCCGCATTCCCGGGTCGAGGTGGCGGTGCTGACCCACGCCCCGGCCAAGGACGAGCCCGCGGTGAGCGTCGACGGCGTCGAGCTGGGCGCCGGCCCGGACGGCGCGGACGAGGTGGAGCTGCGGCTGCTGGCCCACCCGGGCGCCCCGTCGCTGCCGCTGCAGAAGGGCGCGTCCGGCGGTGAGCTGTCCCGGGTGATGCTCGCCATCGAGGTGGTCTTCGCCGGGGCGGGTGGTCCGCCGACCCTGGTCTTCGACGAGGTGGATTCCGGGGTGGGTGGCACCGCGGCGGTGGAGATCGGCCGCCGGCTGGCCCGGCTGGCCCGCACCCACCAGGTGCTGGTCGTCACGCACCTGCCGCAGGTGGCCGCGTTCGCCGACCGTCACCTGGTGGTGGCGAAGGACACCGGTGGCGCGATCACCACGAGCGGGGTGCGGATCGTGGAGGAGACCGAGCGGGCCCGGGAGCTGTCCCGGATGCTGGCCGGCCTGCCGGATTCGGACCTGGGCATCGCCCACGCGGAGGAGTTGCTGGCGGTCGCCGGCCGGGAGAAGCGCGGATGA
- a CDS encoding NAD kinase, which translates to MTRSALLVTHTGRRQSTQHARTVALDLVAAGFEVRVIADEVADLDLPAEVRAVDGLEAAEGAEIVLALGGDGTFLRAAELARPVKAPLLGINLGKVGFLAEAEIEHIDQAVAEIVAGDYAVDERLTLDVRAEYDGRLIAESWALNEVTVEKGQRAQMLELLVDVDGRPLSRYGCDGVVCATPTGSTAYAFSAGGPVVWPEVEALLLVPISAHALFSKPLVTAPTSTFVLTVDPYTSFAVLCCDGRRTWDLPPGSKVTVERGQLPVRLVRLAPRPFTDTLVAKFELPVVGWRGNRR; encoded by the coding sequence ATGACTCGCTCGGCTTTGCTGGTGACACACACCGGGCGCCGGCAGAGTACGCAGCATGCCCGCACGGTCGCGCTCGACCTGGTGGCCGCGGGCTTCGAGGTCCGGGTGATCGCCGACGAGGTGGCCGACCTGGACCTGCCCGCCGAGGTGCGGGCGGTCGACGGGCTGGAGGCGGCCGAGGGCGCGGAGATCGTGCTGGCGCTCGGCGGTGACGGGACCTTCCTGCGCGCCGCCGAGCTGGCCCGGCCGGTGAAAGCGCCGCTGCTCGGCATCAACCTGGGCAAGGTCGGCTTCCTGGCGGAGGCCGAGATCGAGCACATCGACCAGGCGGTGGCCGAGATCGTGGCCGGCGACTACGCCGTGGACGAGCGGCTCACCCTGGACGTGCGGGCGGAGTACGACGGCCGCCTGATCGCCGAGTCCTGGGCGCTCAACGAGGTCACCGTGGAGAAGGGGCAGCGGGCGCAGATGCTCGAGCTGCTCGTCGACGTGGACGGGCGGCCGCTGTCCCGCTACGGCTGCGACGGTGTGGTGTGCGCCACACCGACCGGGTCGACGGCGTATGCCTTCTCGGCCGGCGGGCCGGTGGTCTGGCCCGAGGTGGAGGCGCTGCTGCTGGTGCCGATCAGCGCGCACGCGCTGTTCAGCAAGCCGCTGGTGACCGCGCCGACGTCGACCTTCGTGCTGACGGTGGATCCGTATACCTCCTTCGCGGTGCTCTGCTGTGACGGACGCCGCACCTGGGACCTGCCGCCGGGCTCGAAGGTGACCGTCGAGCGGGGACAGCTGCCGGTTCGGCTGGTCCGGCTGGCGCCGCGGCCGTTCACCGACACCCTGGTGGCGAAGTTCGAGCTTCCGGTGGTGGGCTGGCGCGGCAACCGGCGCTGA
- a CDS encoding HAD-IIA family hydrolase, translating into MSDHLAAGYDLAVFDLDGVVFLIDKPIPGAAEAVERLRADGTAVAYATNNASRRAGEVAALLTGMGVSAAPAEVLTSAGAAAALIAEQVPAGSPVLVVGAEALRAEVRDAGLVPVDSAEDEPVAVVQGYGPEVGWKILSEAALAIRAGATWYATNTDRTLPSPRGPLPGNGSLVAVIRTALDRDPDVVVGKPQPALFTTAASLAKADHPLAIGDRLDTDIQGAVTAGMDSLLVLTGVSGPTDLLSAPAERRPTFVAADLSALFRSADQARIPATEVQGWQLTRDGDRATLSGAGDPVDALRLLCGATWDGLPPANLEPGSPEATELLHSWGL; encoded by the coding sequence GTGAGCGACCACCTCGCCGCCGGCTACGACCTGGCCGTCTTCGACCTGGACGGCGTCGTCTTCCTGATCGACAAGCCGATTCCGGGCGCGGCCGAGGCGGTCGAGCGGTTGCGCGCGGACGGGACGGCGGTCGCCTACGCGACGAACAACGCCTCCCGCCGCGCCGGCGAGGTGGCCGCGCTGCTCACCGGCATGGGCGTCAGCGCCGCACCGGCCGAGGTGCTCACCTCGGCCGGCGCGGCCGCCGCGCTGATCGCCGAGCAGGTGCCGGCCGGTTCACCGGTGCTGGTGGTGGGCGCCGAGGCGCTGCGCGCCGAGGTGCGGGACGCCGGGCTGGTCCCGGTCGACTCGGCCGAGGACGAGCCGGTCGCGGTGGTCCAGGGCTACGGCCCGGAGGTCGGCTGGAAGATCCTGTCCGAGGCGGCGCTGGCGATCCGGGCCGGCGCCACCTGGTACGCGACCAACACCGACCGCACCCTGCCCAGCCCGCGCGGCCCGCTGCCGGGCAACGGCTCACTGGTCGCGGTGATCCGTACCGCGCTGGACCGCGACCCGGACGTGGTGGTCGGCAAGCCGCAGCCGGCCCTGTTCACCACCGCGGCGTCGCTGGCGAAGGCGGACCACCCGCTGGCCATCGGCGACCGCCTGGACACCGACATCCAGGGCGCGGTGACCGCCGGGATGGACAGCCTGCTGGTCCTCACCGGGGTGAGCGGCCCGACGGATCTGCTGTCCGCCCCGGCCGAGCGCCGCCCGACCTTCGTCGCCGCGGACCTGTCCGCCCTGTTCCGCTCCGCGGACCAGGCCCGGATCCCGGCCACCGAGGTGCAGGGCTGGCAGCTGACCCGCGACGGCGACCGGGCCACGCTGTCCGGCGCCGGCGACCCGGTGGACGCCCTGCGCCTGCTCTGCGGCGCCACGTGGGACGGACTCCCGCCCGCGAACCTCGAGCCCGGCTCGCCAGAAGCCACCGAGCTCCTGCACAGCTGGGGCCTCTGA
- a CDS encoding phasin family protein — MPDAWRAYLDLALGLTEAPRKRAQKVAGELLNRGGATAAQVQGLVEDLLSAGIANREALTNIVRYEVDRALGRVGLATADEVSELTTRVHDLEKRLREAQARADAAEGGTPAPVASAPPASTPETSGPVASRPVASGVAKKAVAKKALAKKAVKKATPNAMPSAGTVPASPPGNAPTTTVPAATKAPVAKKAARKSTSAGVNGTAPAELAADAIAAAAADAVAAAEAAEVTAPAAASTAAGVTTPAAPDGAAKKAPAKRAPATKAPAKKAPATKAPAKKAPAKRAPRKAAPGAESGAEISPAVGTPAGTVASPVSAVKEAAAATELPPTASAESSPTASAESSPATPGGEAAGAVAEVPPGAASAPSKRAPAKRASKSAPAKRAAKKAAQVPSQARSTKSQPVPESTGSPEKPEA, encoded by the coding sequence ATGCCGGATGCATGGCGGGCTTATCTGGATTTGGCGCTCGGCCTGACCGAGGCGCCCCGGAAGAGGGCGCAGAAGGTCGCGGGTGAGTTGCTCAACCGGGGCGGTGCGACGGCGGCGCAGGTGCAGGGGCTGGTCGAGGACCTGCTCTCGGCGGGCATCGCCAACCGTGAGGCGCTGACCAACATCGTTCGTTACGAGGTGGACCGGGCGCTCGGCCGGGTCGGGCTGGCGACCGCGGACGAGGTGTCCGAGCTCACCACCCGGGTGCACGACTTGGAGAAAAGGCTGCGGGAGGCGCAGGCCAGGGCGGACGCGGCCGAGGGCGGCACGCCGGCGCCGGTGGCCTCCGCGCCCCCGGCTTCCACGCCGGAGACGTCCGGGCCGGTGGCTTCCCGGCCGGTGGCCTCCGGAGTGGCGAAGAAAGCGGTGGCGAAGAAGGCCCTCGCCAAGAAGGCGGTGAAGAAGGCCACGCCGAACGCGATGCCTTCGGCGGGCACGGTTCCGGCCTCGCCGCCCGGCAACGCGCCGACGACCACGGTGCCGGCCGCCACGAAGGCGCCGGTGGCGAAGAAGGCGGCACGGAAGTCCACATCGGCCGGTGTGAACGGGACGGCGCCGGCGGAGCTGGCGGCTGATGCGATCGCGGCGGCAGCGGCGGATGCGGTGGCGGCGGCGGAAGCGGCCGAGGTGACGGCTCCGGCGGCGGCTTCGACGGCGGCCGGGGTCACGACTCCGGCGGCTCCCGACGGAGCGGCGAAGAAGGCTCCGGCCAAGCGGGCTCCGGCCACCAAAGCTCCCGCCAAGAAGGCGCCGGCCACGAAGGCTCCCGCCAAGAAGGCACCCGCCAAGCGGGCGCCGCGGAAGGCGGCGCCGGGCGCCGAGTCCGGCGCCGAGATCAGTCCGGCGGTCGGGACCCCGGCCGGCACGGTGGCGTCGCCGGTCAGCGCGGTGAAGGAGGCGGCGGCCGCGACCGAGCTGCCGCCCACGGCGTCGGCTGAGTCGTCGCCCACGGCGTCGGCTGAGTCGTCGCCCGCGACGCCGGGCGGAGAGGCGGCCGGTGCGGTGGCTGAGGTGCCGCCGGGTGCGGCGAGCGCGCCGAGCAAGCGTGCGCCGGCCAAGCGGGCGAGCAAGAGTGCGCCGGCCAAGCGGGCGGCGAAGAAGGCGGCGCAGGTGCCGAGCCAGGCGCGGTCCACGAAGTCGCAGCCGGTGCCGGAGAGCACCGGCAGCCCCGAGAAGCCGGAGGCGTGA